The Streptomyces camelliae genome window below encodes:
- the aceE gene encoding pyruvate dehydrogenase (acetyl-transferring), homodimeric type, translating into MASGSDRNPIIIGGLPSQVPDFDPEETQEWLDSLDAAVDERGRERARYLMLRLIERAREKRVAVPEMRSTDYVNTIPTKSEPFFPGNEEIERKILNATRWNAAVMVSRAQRPGIGVGGHIATFASSASLYDVGFNHFFRGKDQGDGGDQVFFQGHASPGIYARAYLLDRLSEAQLDGFRQEKSKYPNGLSSYPHPRSMPDFWEFPTVSMGLGPLAAIFQARMNRYMEARGIADTSKSHVWAFLGDGEMDEPESLGQLSIAAREGLDNLTFVVNCNLQRLDGPVRGNGKIIQELESIFRGAGWNVIKLIWDRTWDPLLAQDRDGILVNKMNTTPDGQFQTYATESGAYIREHFFGDDHRLRAMVENMTDDQILHLGRGGHDHRKIYAAFKAAKEHKGQPTVILAKTVKGWTLGPNFEGRNATHQMKKLTVDDLKRFRDRLHLPITDQQLESGPPPYYHPGRDTDEIQYMHDMRKQCGGYVPTRVVRAKPLALPDDKTYATVKKGSGQQSIATTMAFVRLLKDLMRDKEIGKRFVLIAPDEYRTFGMDSFFPSAKIYNPLGQQYESVDRELLLAYKESPTGQMLHDGISEAGCTASLIAAGSAYATHGEPLIPVYVFYSMFGFQRTGDQFWQMADQLARGFVLGATAGRTTLTGEGLQHADGHSQLLASTNPACVAYDPAYSYEIAHIVQDGLRRMYGADAEHPHGEDVFYYLTVYNEPIQHPAEPENVDVEGILKGVHKLSEGTAGAVPAQIMASGVAVPWALEAQKILAEDWNVRAGVWSATSWNELRREAVACEEHNLLHPEEEQRVPYVTRKLSGAEGPFVAVSDWMRSVPDQIARWVPGTYQSLGADGFGFADTRGAARRFFHIDAQSIVVAVLTELAREGKVDRSVLKQAIDRYQLLDVSAADPGAAGGDA; encoded by the coding sequence GTGGCTTCCGGATCCGATCGCAACCCGATCATCATTGGCGGCCTTCCGAGTCAGGTTCCTGACTTCGATCCCGAAGAGACCCAGGAGTGGCTCGACTCCCTCGACGCCGCCGTGGACGAGCGCGGCCGGGAGCGGGCCCGCTATCTCATGCTCCGCCTGATCGAGCGGGCCCGCGAGAAGCGCGTGGCCGTGCCCGAGATGCGCAGCACGGACTACGTCAACACGATCCCGACCAAGAGCGAGCCGTTCTTCCCGGGCAACGAGGAGATCGAGCGCAAGATCCTCAACGCGACCCGCTGGAACGCGGCCGTGATGGTCTCGCGCGCCCAGCGTCCCGGCATCGGCGTCGGCGGCCACATCGCCACCTTCGCCTCCTCCGCCTCGCTGTACGACGTCGGCTTCAACCACTTCTTCCGCGGCAAGGACCAGGGCGACGGCGGCGACCAGGTCTTCTTCCAGGGCCACGCCTCCCCCGGCATCTACGCGCGCGCGTACCTGCTCGACCGGCTCAGCGAGGCCCAGCTCGACGGCTTCCGCCAGGAGAAGTCGAAGTACCCGAACGGCCTGTCCAGCTACCCCCATCCGCGCTCCATGCCGGACTTCTGGGAGTTCCCCACGGTCTCCATGGGCCTCGGCCCGCTGGCCGCGATCTTCCAGGCGCGGATGAACCGCTACATGGAGGCGCGCGGCATCGCGGACACCTCCAAGTCCCACGTGTGGGCGTTCCTCGGCGACGGCGAGATGGACGAGCCGGAGTCGCTCGGCCAGCTGTCCATCGCCGCCCGTGAGGGCCTGGACAACCTGACCTTCGTGGTCAACTGCAACCTCCAGCGGCTCGACGGCCCGGTGCGCGGCAACGGCAAGATCATCCAGGAGCTGGAGTCGATCTTCCGGGGCGCCGGCTGGAACGTGATCAAGCTGATCTGGGACCGCACCTGGGACCCGCTGCTCGCGCAGGACCGGGACGGCATCCTCGTCAACAAGATGAACACGACCCCGGACGGCCAGTTCCAGACGTACGCCACGGAGTCCGGCGCGTACATCCGGGAGCACTTCTTCGGCGACGACCACCGACTGCGCGCGATGGTCGAGAACATGACGGACGATCAGATCCTGCACCTCGGCCGCGGCGGCCACGACCACCGCAAGATCTACGCGGCGTTCAAGGCGGCCAAGGAGCACAAGGGCCAGCCGACGGTCATCCTCGCCAAGACCGTCAAGGGCTGGACGCTGGGCCCCAACTTCGAGGGCCGCAACGCCACGCACCAGATGAAGAAGCTGACGGTCGACGACCTCAAGCGCTTCCGCGACCGCCTGCATCTGCCGATCACCGACCAGCAGCTGGAGTCCGGCCCGCCGCCGTACTACCACCCGGGCCGGGACACGGACGAGATCCAGTACATGCACGACATGCGCAAGCAGTGCGGCGGATACGTCCCGACGCGCGTCGTGCGCGCCAAGCCGCTCGCGCTGCCGGACGACAAGACGTACGCGACCGTGAAGAAGGGCTCGGGTCAGCAGTCCATCGCCACGACCATGGCGTTCGTCCGGCTCCTCAAGGACCTCATGCGGGACAAGGAGATCGGCAAGCGGTTCGTGCTGATCGCGCCGGACGAGTACCGCACGTTCGGCATGGACTCCTTCTTCCCGAGCGCGAAGATCTACAACCCGCTGGGTCAGCAGTACGAGTCGGTGGACCGTGAGCTGCTGCTCGCCTACAAGGAGTCGCCGACCGGCCAGATGCTGCACGACGGCATCTCCGAGGCGGGCTGCACGGCCTCGCTGATCGCGGCGGGCTCGGCCTACGCGACGCACGGCGAGCCGCTGATCCCGGTCTACGTCTTCTACTCGATGTTCGGTTTCCAGCGCACCGGCGACCAGTTCTGGCAGATGGCCGACCAGCTGGCGCGCGGTTTCGTGCTGGGCGCGACCGCGGGCCGTACGACCCTGACCGGTGAGGGTCTGCAGCACGCGGACGGCCACTCCCAGCTGCTCGCCTCGACGAACCCGGCGTGCGTGGCGTACGACCCGGCGTACTCGTACGAGATCGCGCACATCGTCCAGGACGGCCTGCGCCGGATGTACGGCGCCGACGCCGAGCACCCGCACGGCGAGGACGTCTTCTACTACCTGACCGTCTACAACGAGCCCATCCAGCACCCGGCCGAGCCGGAGAACGTGGACGTCGAGGGCATCCTCAAGGGCGTCCACAAGCTGAGCGAGGGCACGGCGGGGGCCGTCCCGGCGCAGATCATGGCGTCGGGCGTGGCCGTCCCGTGGGCACTGGAGGCGCAGAAGATCCTCGCCGAGGACTGGAACGTGCGCGCCGGCGTCTGGTCGGCCACCTCCTGGAACGAGCTGCGCCGCGAGGCCGTGGCGTGCGAGGAGCACAATCTGCTGCATCCGGAGGAGGAGCAGCGGGTGCCGTATGTGACACGCAAGCTCAGCGGCGCGGAGGGTCCGTTCGTGGCCGTGTCCGACTGGATGCGATCGGTTCCGGACCAGATCGCGCGGTGGGTGCCGGGCACGTACCAGTCCCTGGGCGCGGACGGCTTCGGCTTCGCCGACACCCGGGGTGCGGCGCGGCGCTTCTTCCACATCGACGCCCAGTCGATCGTGGTGGCGGTGCTGACCGAGCTGGCCCGGGAGGGCAAGGTCGACCGCTCGGTGCTCAAGCAGGCCATCGACCGGTACCAGCTGCTGGACGTCTCGGCGGCGGATCCGGGCGCGGCGGGCGGCGACGCGTAG
- a CDS encoding TerD family protein, whose amino-acid sequence MGVSLSKGGNVSLTKEAPGLTAVIVGLGWDVRTTTGTDFDLDASALLLNNAGKVASDQHFVFFNNLKSPDGSVEHTGDNLTGEGEGDDEAIKVNLAGVPADIEKIVFPVSIYDAENRQQSFGQVRNAFIRVVNQANQQEIARYDLSEDASTETAMVFGELYRHGAEWKFRAIGQGYASGLRGIAQDFGVNV is encoded by the coding sequence GTGGGAGTCAGCCTCAGCAAGGGCGGCAACGTATCGCTGACGAAGGAGGCCCCGGGCCTGACCGCCGTCATCGTCGGTCTGGGCTGGGACGTGCGCACCACGACCGGCACCGACTTCGACCTCGACGCCAGCGCGCTGCTGCTGAACAACGCAGGCAAGGTCGCGAGCGACCAGCACTTCGTCTTCTTCAACAACCTCAAGAGCCCCGACGGCTCCGTCGAGCACACCGGTGACAACCTCACCGGTGAGGGCGAGGGCGACGACGAGGCCATCAAGGTCAACCTGGCCGGCGTCCCGGCCGACATCGAGAAGATCGTCTTCCCGGTGTCGATCTACGACGCCGAGAACCGCCAGCAGTCCTTCGGCCAGGTCCGCAACGCCTTCATCCGCGTCGTGAACCAGGCCAACCAGCAGGAGATCGCCCGCTACGACCTGAGCGAGGACGCCTCCACCGAGACCGCCATGGTCTTCGGCGAGCTGTACCGGCACGGGGCGGAGTGGAAGTTCCGCGCCATCGGCCAGGGCTACGCCTCCGGTCTGCGCGGCATCGCCCAGGACTTCGGCGTCAACGTCTGA
- a CDS encoding DUF3052 domain-containing protein, giving the protein MSATADHAETSLAVRLGFQPGQVVQELGYDDDVDQDLRESIEETIGQELVDEDYDDVADVVLLWFRDDDGDLTDTLVDAISFLEEGGPIHLLTPKTGRDGYIEPSDINDAAQTAGLSQAKSVSVGKDWNDTKLKSPKR; this is encoded by the coding sequence GTGAGCGCGACCGCGGACCACGCGGAGACGAGCCTGGCCGTCAGGCTGGGGTTCCAGCCCGGACAGGTGGTCCAGGAGCTCGGCTACGACGACGACGTCGACCAGGATCTCCGCGAGTCCATCGAGGAAACCATCGGCCAGGAGCTGGTGGACGAGGACTACGACGACGTTGCCGACGTCGTGTTGCTGTGGTTCCGCGACGATGACGGCGACCTGACCGACACGCTGGTCGACGCCATCAGCTTCCTCGAAGAGGGCGGCCCGATCCACCTCCTCACGCCGAAGACCGGCCGGGACGGTTACATCGAGCCCAGCGACATCAACGACGCCGCTCAGACGGCCGGCCTGTCGCAGGCCAAGAGCGTCAGCGTGGGCAAGGACTGGAACGACACCAAGCTGAAGTCGCCGAAGCGGTGA
- a CDS encoding MFS transporter yields MMVALDGTIVAIANPAIAKDLGASFADVQWITNAYFLALAVSLITAGKLGDRFGHRQTFLIGVTGFATASGAIGLSNSIAAVVTFRVFQGLFGALLMPAALGLLRATFPAEKLNMAIGIWGMVIGASTAGGPILGGLLVQHVSWQSVFFINVPVGLVALVLGLLILRDHRAENAPRSFDLLGIALLSGAMFCLVWALIKAPTWGWGDGRTWTFIAASVLGFALFSFWETKVKEPLIPLALFRSVPLSAGVVLMVLMAIAFMGGLFFVTFYLQNVHGMAPVDAGLHLLPLTGMMIVGSPLAGAAITKLGPRIPLAGGMTATAIAMYGMSTLKEGTGSGVMSVWFALLGLGLAPVMVGATEVIVGNAPMELSGVAGGLQQAAMQIGGSLGTAVLGAVMASKVDNSLAGNWKAAGLPHLTPAQEGPASQAVQQGLSPAPKGTPGPVAAKIAEVAHHTFISGMSLASLVAAGVAAVAVLVALLTKRGANAESGAGVGHI; encoded by the coding sequence ATGATGGTGGCCCTCGACGGCACCATCGTGGCCATCGCCAACCCGGCCATCGCCAAGGACCTGGGCGCGAGCTTCGCCGACGTCCAGTGGATCACCAACGCCTACTTCCTCGCCCTCGCGGTCTCCCTGATCACCGCGGGCAAGCTGGGCGACCGCTTCGGCCACCGCCAGACCTTCCTGATAGGCGTGACCGGCTTCGCCACCGCCTCGGGCGCCATCGGCCTGTCGAACAGCATCGCCGCGGTCGTCACCTTCCGCGTCTTCCAGGGCCTGTTCGGCGCGCTGCTGATGCCGGCCGCGCTCGGCCTGCTGCGGGCCACCTTCCCGGCCGAGAAGCTCAACATGGCGATCGGCATCTGGGGCATGGTGATCGGCGCCTCCACCGCGGGCGGCCCGATCCTCGGCGGCCTGCTGGTCCAGCACGTCAGCTGGCAGTCGGTGTTCTTCATCAACGTGCCGGTCGGCCTCGTCGCGCTGGTCCTCGGCCTGCTGATCCTGCGCGACCACCGCGCCGAGAACGCCCCGCGCTCCTTCGACCTCCTCGGCATCGCGCTGCTGTCCGGCGCGATGTTCTGCCTGGTCTGGGCGCTCATCAAGGCCCCGACGTGGGGCTGGGGCGACGGCAGGACGTGGACGTTCATCGCCGCCTCGGTGCTGGGCTTCGCACTCTTCTCCTTCTGGGAGACGAAGGTGAAGGAACCGCTGATCCCGCTGGCGCTGTTCCGCTCGGTCCCGCTGTCGGCGGGTGTGGTCCTGATGGTGCTGATGGCCATCGCCTTCATGGGCGGCCTGTTCTTCGTCACCTTCTACCTGCAGAACGTGCACGGCATGGCCCCGGTCGACGCGGGCCTGCACCTGCTGCCCCTGACCGGCATGATGATCGTCGGCTCCCCGCTGGCGGGCGCGGCGATCACCAAGCTCGGCCCGCGGATCCCGCTGGCCGGCGGCATGACGGCTACCGCGATCGCCATGTACGGCATGTCCACCCTCAAGGAGGGCACCGGCAGCGGTGTCATGTCGGTCTGGTTCGCCCTGCTCGGCCTCGGCCTCGCGCCGGTCATGGTCGGCGCCACGGAGGTCATCGTCGGCAACGCCCCGATGGAGCTCTCCGGTGTCGCCGGCGGTCTCCAGCAGGCCGCGATGCAGATCGGCGGCAGTCTCGGTACGGCGGTGCTGGGCGCCGTGATGGCGTCCAAGGTGGACAACTCGCTGGCGGGCAACTGGAAGGCCGCGGGGCTGCCGCACCTGACGCCGGCGCAGGAGGGGCCGGCCTCGCAGGCGGTGCAGCAGGGGCTCTCCCCGGCGCCGAAGGGCACGCCGGGGCCGGTCGCCGCGAAGATCGCCGAGGTCGCGCATCACACGTTCATCTCCGGCATGAGCCTCGCCTCCCTGGTCGCGGCGGGCGTGGCGGCGGTCGCCGTCCTCGTCGCGCTGCTCACCAAGCGGGGCGCGAACGCCGAGAGCGGCGCGGGCGTGGGCCACATCTGA
- a CDS encoding TerD family protein, with product MGVTLAKGGNVSLSKAAPNLTNVMIGLGWDARSTTGAPFDLDASALLCGAGNRVMGDEWFVFYNQLKSPDGSVEHTGDNLTGEGEGDDETILVDLTKVPPQCEKIVFPVSIHLADERGQTFGQVSNAFIRVLNQADGQELARYDLSEDASTETAMIFGELYRYQGEWKFRAVGQGYASGLRGIALDFGVNVS from the coding sequence ATGGGCGTCACGCTCGCCAAGGGAGGCAACGTCTCCCTCTCCAAGGCCGCACCGAACCTCACGAACGTCATGATCGGCCTCGGCTGGGACGCGCGGTCCACCACCGGCGCCCCCTTCGACCTGGACGCCAGCGCCCTGCTGTGCGGCGCCGGCAACCGGGTGATGGGCGACGAGTGGTTCGTCTTCTACAACCAGCTCAAGAGCCCCGACGGCTCGGTCGAGCACACCGGTGACAACCTCACCGGTGAGGGCGAGGGCGACGACGAGACGATCCTGGTGGACCTCACCAAGGTGCCGCCGCAGTGCGAGAAGATCGTCTTCCCGGTCTCGATCCACCTGGCCGACGAGCGCGGCCAGACCTTCGGCCAGGTCTCCAACGCCTTCATCCGCGTGCTCAACCAGGCCGACGGCCAGGAGCTCGCGCGCTACGACCTGAGCGAGGACGCCTCCACCGAGACCGCCATGATCTTCGGCGAGCTCTACCGCTACCAGGGCGAGTGGAAGTTCCGCGCCGTCGGCCAGGGGTACGCGTCGGGGCTGCGCGGTATCGCCCTCGACTTCGGGGTGAACGTCTCGTAG
- a CDS encoding potassium channel family protein yields the protein MNHQSAQARWERHTQRPLLALAVAFAVAYAVPIVDNPASPLLTELCTATEWVVWALFALDYVIRLALTRRRRRFVRTHWIDLCAVVLPLLQPLRLLRLVSTLLLVGRRARMASQIRLTTYVGGSLIGLLMFGSLAVLSVERDAPHGNIRTLGDAVWWSFTTMTTVGYGDHAPTTGMGRLIAVGLMLSGITLLGVVTANITAWFIARFEKDEVEERRQTEAITSLAEEVRLLRAEVARLTNEHEKQRS from the coding sequence ATGAACCATCAGTCGGCGCAGGCGCGTTGGGAGCGGCACACCCAACGGCCGTTGCTGGCGCTGGCGGTGGCGTTCGCCGTCGCCTATGCCGTGCCGATCGTGGACAACCCCGCGAGTCCGCTCCTCACAGAGCTCTGCACCGCCACGGAGTGGGTGGTGTGGGCGCTGTTCGCGCTGGACTACGTGATACGGCTGGCGCTCACCAGACGGCGTCGGCGGTTCGTCCGGACGCACTGGATCGACCTGTGCGCGGTGGTGCTGCCGCTGCTCCAGCCACTGCGGCTGCTGCGCCTGGTGTCGACGCTGCTGCTGGTGGGCCGGCGGGCGCGGATGGCCTCACAGATCCGGCTCACGACGTACGTCGGCGGGTCGCTGATCGGGCTGCTCATGTTCGGCTCGCTGGCCGTGCTGTCCGTGGAGCGGGACGCACCGCACGGGAACATCCGGACGCTGGGTGACGCGGTGTGGTGGTCCTTCACGACGATGACGACCGTCGGGTACGGCGACCATGCCCCGACGACCGGCATGGGCCGGCTGATCGCCGTCGGGCTGATGCTGTCCGGGATCACGCTGCTGGGTGTGGTGACCGCGAACATCACCGCGTGGTTCATCGCCCGGTTCGAGAAGGACGAGGTGGAGGAGCGGCGGCAGACGGAGGCGATCACGTCTCTGGCCGAGGAGGTCCGCCTGCTGCGGGCCGAGGTGGCTCGGTTGACCAACGAGCACGAGAAGCAGCGCAGTTGA
- a CDS encoding peroxiredoxin, translated as MAIQVGDKAPDFELKDNHGATVKLSDFRGEKNVVLLFYPFAFTGVCTGELCELRDNLPKFSDRGTQVLAVSNDSIHTLRVFAEQEGLEYPLLSDFWPHGNVSRAYGVFDEDKGCAVRGTFIIDKEGVVRWTVVNGLPDARDLNEYVKALDTL; from the coding sequence ATGGCGATCCAGGTCGGCGACAAGGCCCCCGACTTCGAGCTCAAGGACAACCACGGCGCCACCGTGAAGCTCTCGGACTTCCGCGGCGAGAAGAACGTCGTCCTGCTCTTCTACCCCTTCGCCTTCACCGGCGTGTGCACCGGCGAGCTGTGCGAGCTGCGCGACAACCTGCCGAAGTTCTCCGACCGCGGCACCCAGGTGCTCGCCGTCTCCAACGACTCCATCCACACCCTGCGCGTCTTCGCCGAGCAGGAGGGCCTGGAGTACCCGCTGCTGAGCGACTTCTGGCCGCACGGCAACGTCTCGCGCGCATACGGCGTCTTCGACGAGGACAAGGGCTGCGCCGTGCGGGGCACCTTCATCATCGACAAGGAGGGCGTCGTGCGCTGGACCGTGGTCAACGGCCTGCCGGACGCCCGTGACCTGAACGAGTACGTGAAGGCGCTCGACACCCTGTAG